A portion of the Gadus macrocephalus chromosome 10, ASM3116895v1 genome contains these proteins:
- the LOC132466402 gene encoding integral membrane protein 2A-like, whose translation MVKIAFNSALAHKALGKEVPASETDPELAGARLGSESSTAGSLLTLLGIAFILSGLIVGGACLYRYFTPKRLYHGSMQFSDVAAGVAGENQPYYLPRVEEEVEISDNMAVISVPPPRFRSGDPAYILHDFHRKLTAYLDLTLRTCFVIPLNTSVVLPPQDLMDLFMQLMSGSYRSYLVQEDLVVTERVDDIKPLGFYIRRLCDGKETYRMQPRSELPGGRIQKRSEEKCFTIHHFENKFVTETRICKA comes from the exons ATGGTGAAGATCGCGTTCAACTCCGCTTTGGCGCATAAGGCGCTAGGGAAAGAAGTCCCGGCTTCAGAGACG GATCCCGAGCTGGCGGGTGCTCGGTTGGGCAGCGAGAGCTCCACAGCGGGGTCTCTTCTCACTCTGCTGGGGATAGCCTTCATCCTCAGCGGGCTCATCGTTGGAGGAGCATGTCTCTACCGCTACTTCACCCCGAAA CGGCTGTACCACGGGTCCATGCAGTTCAGCGACGTGGCCGCCGGGGTGGCCGGCGAGAACCAGCCCTACTACCTGCCccgcgtggaggaggaggtggagatctCCGACAACATGGCCGTCATCAGCGTGCCCCCTCCGCGCTTCCGCTCCGGCGACCCCGCCTACATCCTCCACGACTTCCACAGG AAGCTGACTGCGTACCTCGACCTGACTCTGAGGACCTGCTTCGTGATCCCGCTGAACACGTCCGTGGTTCTTCCCCCCCAGGATCTCATGGACCTCTTCATGCAGCTCATG TCTGGCTCCTACCGTAGCTACCTGGTGCAGGAGGACCTGGTGGTGACAGAGCGCGTCGACGACATCAAGCCCCTGGGCTTCTACATCCGTCGGCTGTGTGACGGCAAGGAGACGTACCGCATGCAGCCCCGCTCAGAGCTGCCAG GTGGCAGAATCCAGAAGCGTTCTGAAGAGAAGTGCTTCACCATCCACCACTTTGAGAACAAGTTTGTTACCGAGACCAGAATCTGCAAGGCCTga